Genomic window (Actinomycetota bacterium):
ATGCCCGCCCTCGGAGAGGTGCTGACGCCCGGGGAGCTGCGCGTCGCATTGCTCGTGGCGGAGGGAGCCACCAACAACGAGGTCGCAGCATCGCTGTTCCTCAGTCGCAGGACGGTGGAGTCCCATCTCCTTTGCGTCTACCGCAAGCTGGGCATCAGATCCCGCTCCCAGCTTGCTCGCCTCGTTGCCATCGCGGCACGGGACCCATCCGAGGCCCGAGCAGTCGTCTGAGTAACATCACGGTCCTCTGGGGAGGCGCCCATGTGGAACATCACTCTGCGGAACATCCAGTTCCGACGCCGTCAGTTCCTGATCGCGGTGGTGGGTACTGCACTGGTCTTCGGCATGGCCCTTCTCGTGACCGGCATTCGACAGGGCTTCGAGACCGAAGCCGACCGGATGCTCGGCGCCATGGGTGGCGACCACTGGGTCATCCGGGCCGGCGCCTCGGGACCGTTCACGGGGTTCGCACCGGTGGTGGCGCGTCTTGCAGACGACCTCGCCAGGGCCCCGGGAGTCCGTGAGGCGGACCCGGTCATCCTCTTTCCCCAGACCGTCGGCGAAGGTGTGCACGCCAGGACCGTCAACGTGGTCGGCCATCGCAAGGGGGGCTTCGGCGACCCCTCGCTCGTTGCCGGGCGA
Coding sequences:
- a CDS encoding helix-turn-helix transcriptional regulator, coding for MDIRSIDGSRRHVSLEAMPALGEVLTPGELRVALLVAEGATNNEVAASLFLSRRTVESHLLCVYRKLGIRSRSQLARLVAIAARDPSEARAVV